The genome window gttttcaaaataaattaaaataaaataaaacaaaatgaacaCTTTGCAGAGACACCTGTTCATCAAAAAATAGACAAGCGCCTCAAAAGCTTTTTTGTTCAGTCAGTCGCATTTAATAGTGAGATTTTGCGATGTGCGATGGTGGCTCCGAATTAGCTTCCCTTCCTCTTAGTAGACAGCagctaaaaataattaaatcataaaattaGTCCGTGAAGggttgtttcaatttaaattaaataaacgcAACTTTACGGCCTTTAGTGTCGgcgtttatttcatttaaattgtgTTGAGCGAAGCAGTAGAAGTGCTCAAAGTGTGTCAAACATTTTCTGGATGTGTTTAATGGCggcattttgcaaaatattagTGCAAACAATGACCAActtgcaaaagaaaaaattctaaCTGGACAGCAAAAATGCCAATAGATTTAGGTTTTCAGGACGACGTAAAGTAGGTCCTTGAGATAATATGTTTAATTGGTGATTTACATATTCTCTAACTCTCTCTAGCCCATATCTGATGGAATTatgtacaaataaaatatttattttgagaATATTTGCTATACCCAAAAAGTAAGAGCCACATGAgacatatttttgaattttgacaacttcCATCAAAATATCCACAAACCGGAACCCATTTTCATAAGaagtaaagaaaataaatgttttaatttcatttatgaTATAAATTTCTGTTTTGTGTTTGAATGTGTATAATGTAAAGAATTGTTTAGTTCTTTTCTTTCATAAGAAACACATGCAAAGAATTCACTGTCTAAGCAAACcaatgaaattttgatttcaaaatattgtattcgaagagaactttttctgttagacttttatttgaaaactgtcGATTTTGAAGTGCATTTCGTATCAGGTAAAAAGCACTTTGAATGTTCAGACATCTGTAACTGTttagatttaaacacaaacatGGTTATTGGTCTAATGACACTACAATGTCTCGGACATAAGTCCAAGCAAAACGATTAGTTGagagagtaaaaaataaaaaagggagAAAATGAGATTAAAGTTACCAAAAAAATTCGCTGTCCTGGTTCAAAAAGGGGAACTGTGGTCATCTGGGTCAGAGATAACGGAGCTGCTGGGGCGGGGGTTAGTTTTGGGACTTACCGAACGGCCTGATGGGGTGTTTGTCCCACAGGTACGTCCTCTTGACGGGAGATAGGTACGAGTCGCGGAGATAGAACGGGGACTTGCCCCAAGGGTTGTAGGTAGAGAAAGGCCGCAACAAAGGAGAATCCCACCAAAATGGATCACTGATAATCGAAGAAATCGGGAGGAAGGGAGAGGGATTCAGCAGGTCACGGAACAGTCTCTTACTTGGGAATAGCCCACCACGGTTGTAAATCGGCTGGCCGGCGTAGTTGAAGCCTACTTCAGACGGGCGGGGGCCCCATTCGCCAGCctaaacaaataaatcataCATTTGTGTGAAACTTCTTCTATTTAAGTTTGTGGTGCTTCTTCGATTTCTTGAAAGTTTTCTTTCCCTACCTTGACTGGTGTTGGAGAGAGGCTTCGTCCCCATCGAGGCCAGAGGGATGGGTAGAGTTTGTCGAGTTCAGCGAGACGGTCCAAATGGTCCAGCCAAGCGCGGTGAGGATCGTACTTTTCAGCAGCTGGTGAAGGTCTCTTGCTGTAGACCAAATAGAGAGGATAACGGCTAAAGGGATATGTGGTGTGGAAGATGCTGGGCCACTGGATGGGGTCGCGTCCTCTGACGCGGTCGATATGGTCCTGCCAGGCCTTGTCGGCATCGAATGGTCGTGGTTTCGTCACATGAAACACTACCATTAAAGTTAGGATTTCTGCATATAAGAGGTACTAAATGCGAAAACCAAACAGATGAAGCTCTAGTCATGCTTTTGGTTCTTCACACCgctatacagggttattcacacGAGAGTACTAGCCTAACATGCATGTAACCCAACTTACATTACAGGAACCAtggtttttgtaatgtaatttGGGTTGCACGTTAAGTTCGTACGGCTCGTACTCTTGTGTGAATAACCTTGCAATCTGCAtaatcgttttaatttataatattataatagctgtttgctttttaaattacactatcccacctccacccggcggcacggcaattttgccggagtacatacactattacggatattactatcaagtaatagtgcagtgcttatcaacataattaccggcgtctcgcctccgcattttgactttgttgtgtattatgttcttaAATTATAACACTATTAACAAAATAGAGATGACATTTTTCCTCACCTGTATTTACTTAAATTGATTGTTAACAATTTATGTtcgattattattttctattaataacaaacaactAGATGGGTAtctctttttttaataactattCTGATCTACGTAATATCAACTTAATTAGTTAAACGTGCTAATTTTCATAAGTAAATCATTTGTTTTGTACTTTTACTTCTTATTgctaaacaaaacaaaactctttgatttttctttcattatcGATTCAAACTTTCATCATTAATATGTGTAGAATACTTATTTAGTTGGTAGGTGTCATGTATTCATATAAGTATgtatataaaatatattttatgtgaataaaaaaattaaaaatcaacacAATTGATTTCTTCGTCCTTGGGTATGCAACTAGATATACAGTTAATGTGTATAAAAGgacgtatatcaagagtcctgtggaactcTATATCGAACCATTGTATCGAACTATCTCAAGTGCTGAAgccgtcaaatcagatgtcaacagtcaaatgtcaaattattaaatctcaGCGCCAGTTACTTGTTTTGCTTCTGATTTTGTTCggtttttctatattctaattactttttatgttataacagGCTCTATTAGAAACGTgtcataacctctgtttttctatttagtACAACAATAAGCTACAGAGCGGCAAAAGTCAAatatattcgaattccacaggactcttgatctACGTTGATCGACGTTGATCTACTTTGTGTAAAGCCGTTAAAAGGTCTTGTTTGAAAGATATTCAAGTCttgtataattaataaatcgtACTTTTGTTCCAAATGATTGTAATTTATCttctaaatttaaaacgaCATATGTACAATGTACATTCATAGACTATGTTGTAACATTTATTGTAACATTAATAacattaattgttaattattttacgAACCACGatgaataataatctaaaattaGATGGAGTTAGATTTTCTAGATAAAAAAAGCAAACGTCAAATcctttcaaacaatttttttatgatacgtttgcaacaaacaaaatatacttttttatgttccgttttatgtttttagatttaaaaaaaattatgttttaacaaataaaccaacaaaattagatcaaacattttttcaaattcatacCCCATGCAAGTTAACATAGTACAATTGTTTCTATTTTAGTAAAAGAGACAAACCAGACGCATACAAACTAAAATACCTTCCATACACACTCATCTcagtttatttaaaactgttcttcaaatgttttaatgttgtttttttgAAGGACTGTGTTCAAGTAGGTAACCATTGTTATTTTATCATGTTGTTAGCACCAAACTatctgttaaaatttttgatggTTATAAATATCTCTagtgtaattattataatgtaaataaatctcATTATAAAATCATGTTCGATTTTGTGAAAAACAGGATGTTTAGGCCATTACTTAAAACTTTTGTTTTCTTGAGAGATACATGATTATTGGACTAGTGGATGAATACTCGCTGTCAAGTGCTTctcatttattaaataatgcaCTTTCGTAttagtaaatttatttttttgatacTGAACCAAGAAATTCAACAAATAGTCTATCATTgtaaattcgcgaattttaaaaatattatttttcaaatataatcCTTTTAAAAACTTGACTGTTTGTAGTTTACACcattgtatcgggtgttcatttaaatttatcctcaaagttggctctgaagagtcgattgtgaacgcaccactcgtcactTTGCACAGTAAAAACCATAcactgcgttttttatttcgctgaacatacaatgtaaaatggctatgttcagttctaaaatggacaagtcaattcatttgaaataggcaaccaaacttacagatccatgaatcctatgttcagtaaaataaaaaactcacggtatgtaaaaacacaaacaacgtaaaaagtgatgttagatttaaacagctgatccgtgatctgtaatgcGTGGTGCGTTCtgaatcgactcttcaacgccaactttggggataaatttaaatgaacaccgatATAAATCAATGTCAATGTCACTCTAATAGTGTTTAAGTTTAAGTCTTTAAAATACGCTCTTGATTGTCAGAAATGAAAAGGAAAAGTTGCCACTCACTTGAATGTGGTAATTTAcgtacaaagaaaaattttgtgtaggTATTCAATTCACTAAATGGTCCAAAAAGGGACCTTAGTACAATAGGAATATGGGTACGATTTCTATTAAGGTAAGTTCGttcattttcatttctgaggatttcttcttaaatttttaaacatgtaCAAAAACATGCTTGTAATACTTTTTGATGTACGATgggaaaaaaaaactgaaaaaatgaCGTTAACAAacaactacaaaaaaaaaagaaaatacacattaggatgtttaaataaattatgatttacaaaattaaactgttaattaatcaattattttttatttccaaaaatcaatGTAAAGTAGATTtcataatagaaaaaaattgaaatttggaatTGACCAGAGGCTTTGTAAATCTAATTCGGGTTTTGGTTTGGTACGACCAGTAtgcaaaatgtacaaaatattGTTAATACAATGCTGGCTAAGGCATCTAATAAGCATCAATATGTCCTTACCTCCAAGGCGACCGAGTACTTCGCGCCTCCCTCAAAAAAAGTACTTCACATATGAATCAACTTCTTTTTGTTAGCTTCCCATCGGAAAAATGACAGGtgctttataaaaaaaaaatacaaagagaGGGAAGGTATCGAAAAAAAATAGACGTGGATCGCCCTGGCAAATGCTGGAGCGGCAGGAACGTTAAAAAGCCTTCAGCCTTGCTAAGGTGATAAAgctataataaaaattaacgtGATGTTTAGTTGATGAGAAATTCTCGAAACGAATCcggaaataaaaagaaatgaaaaggtTGTCGATTAAAGTTGACGAGCTCAAGCGTTTGCGGGGCGGCTTGGTTTTACgctttttaaaacaatttattacttATGTATCTTGTACATATTATAGAGACAGATTATCAAATAGTTACATAAAATAGAGTCGGTTTACATTGTTATGTACTGTGATGTACAAAAAGATCTATCTCTAGTGAAAAATCAACACAACAAGTGCGACTGCGCCGAATGGACAACAAAAATGGTTGGtgattattaatttgtttgtttgtatttttgtgaTAAGTGTGTTTATGTTAATTCACAATAAGTTTGAATAGTGGCGAAGCTATTTTGTATATAAGTTCATAGTTGAAGGGCACTTAGTATTAAACACAGACGATTGCATGAGGTCACAGCACAGAAGTGGGCCCTGATGGTGACGATCGGCCTACTGCTTTGACTTACCGGGCCGGTATCTGTCGAGGGAGCCATAGTTGTGGGGGTAGATGGCACGAGGAGAGTAACCGTATGTGTCCCGGTGCAAGGGGTCGTATCTGTAGCCCGGCACGTGGATGCGTTCAGCGGCATGGCTGGGGTCGTCGTAGATTGATTTGCCGAACGGCCAGCCGGATCCCAACTCCGGAAGATCGCTGATTGGGCGGAAGATGCCGCGAGGACGAGTATGGATTGGTTCGGTAGCTCTTATGTCTTGTGATCCTGGAAATTATTCAATGTCACTTATGGGAACGTGCGAAAATGTCGCATTCTTGCAGAGGATCAGCCCTAGTGCCGGCAATATTCAGAATTTTTACAAGAAATTCTGTTACGAATTCTAGGTCAAAAAATTCTGAAAGCTCCAGAAgctcatatttttatttgcagtTGTCGGTTTTAATCAATAAACTACAATAACAACAAGCAACCTTCTTCATTGTTCCGCTAACCACACTTTCGGAACCATTGTTCTGTAGGTACATTGtactaattatttattatctctttattattaattatttccatTGTTGGTTTTATCTACTGATTCCAGCCAACAGTTATGTGACTTATGTTTTTCTTAGTGTTGccaatttccaaatttgtttatGGGCTTGAGTCACAATgtggaattatttttaactgatcatttcttaattttgtttaatttgatCTGTTTGTCGACACCGGTTGagtcagattttatttttgttatacaAAAAGACAACAACCGCTTTTAACAACAGGATACATAAACAAATTcgattttctattttttaaatttaaaaaaccaaaaaaaaaaatggtttcatTAACttggaccaaaataatactaACAATCGGCTAATAAAAGTTGTTCTTGTTCGAACTTTcctgttgaaaataaacaggTGTAAGGTGACTGGgctatttttagttttttttttttaatttcaaaaatatcctaaaagttttgaaagtatAGCAGAGTaatgatttattttactttgaaAACTGGGTATTATGACGTAActcaaaaatatgtattctaCATCTGTAACCCCAttggtaaaatttacaaaaatcaaatatacaCAGTGTTTTGTTAAAGCCACGAAACAAACAAGTTGtagtaatttttaaagcaGGCATTTTTGAAGTTGTTGATTCAGTCTCCTATGTTTCATTTGGCAATGGATACATTCATCATTAATCATTTTATGCTAAAAATAGTAAAAGAAGCTGTATTTTTAAGGCACTGGATCAAGGTTAcatgttttaaaatatatatttacaGTGTTGCGAATCTTTTTACTTTaaagattaaaattttagataaGTGTAGTTAAataagattttgaaaaattttttgaaaattatatccgaaaatttattttcgccCAGTAACGATTAGAATTTGAGAAAGATATTAAATGTGTTAAAGAACGAGGTGTAGATGGTTTTAAACAATGGCAGCGTTCGAATGTTAGGACAGTACAAAATATATACGTGAAGGATTACCTTTGAGGGATCCGACAAAGGACTGCCAGAATTTAGCTTTTTTGGAGGCCGTCTCGTTACGGCCGATCATTTCTAAGTGATTCTTGAACATTTTGGCTGCTTTTTGGGTTCGCTGCTACCTCTACTATAGATGAAGCCTCGTCGTTCGTCTGCTGAAAAACCCAAATGGTCAAGTCGAAACCGTCCAAATAAGTGGTGTTAGCATTCGTATTAGTGCAGCGTTATTAGTAGAAGTGGTTCGTCGTTAGTTCTAAGTGATGACCGCGATGTACACGATCACGATCAGTATCCCGCAGAAGCAAGTGAAAAGCTCCACCATTTGGTGAGCTTTCGAGTCCATAGCCCACGCCATCCCGTACTAATTTGGCGAGGGCCCAGGCTCCGATCGCTTCTCCTTTACTATCTCGCGTGTGCTGATTCTATTTTTGGCCCTCGGATGCATTCTTGGAGTATGGCCTCATCGCCGTTTCGCAAACTATCCGTTTCACgagtttaataataaaaacgcGCCGGTCTCATTTGGCTCTGGTCCGGTACAGGTGGCCCAATTCGGAGACCTTGTGCGCCAAAATTGGGCCCAAAAGTGCCATCCTTGAACCCGCTATCCTCCACATTGGCCAGAACCGCGCTTACGTAATAGAAATTGAGCGTCTGGATGCGGTGTAAAATTCGCTGGTGCGTGCTCTTCCTATGTAGGGCATGGCATGCCAACGGGGGGACCAGAATAGAACGCCGAATTTAGAAACACCCCTCGTCCACTTGCCCGACGCACTACAatcgaaaatttcaaaaataataaaatttgaaaagctTCGACGATAGAGTTTTCGAAATTGGACCCACGAagtcaaaattttgcaaaaatcgaGTTCGGACGCGACGGAAACGAGAAAAATCGCAAATACTTACTCAAACGGGTTAATAGGAGGGTTATTTATTAGGGATCACTGTGTATGGTGTGTTAGCTTCAGCACTGTACTAACCTAAGTGGCGTTATTGAACGAGTCGTGGTGAGCGACTGGTGGCGTTCGACACTGACTGCTGGTGGTTCGAGCTCGACGACGTCGTCCAGCACAGACGCCGACGTCACGACGACGGGGGCGGTGGCGTCCCGTCTCCCCCGCCTCTCGTCCGTCGCCATTCAGGGAGTATTTTGGAAAATCCGCACGTTCCGGTGGTCGATTGTTGTCGAGGTGTATTTATCGCGTTGGCCGTGTATGTTTGGCCATACGCAGGAATGGCCAGGAATAGAACATTCGGCCCACTTAAGCTAATGCCACTAATATGAGGCGAGGGAAGGTCACGTACGGATCCGCAGAAATCGGATGCGGCGGAAATGGGGTGACCGGTCAAGGGTGAGAGGGGCCGCACGTGACGGGGTTTTTTTAGTTTACCTGTTACGAGA of Tenebrio molitor chromosome 6, icTenMoli1.1, whole genome shotgun sequence contains these proteins:
- the Mf gene encoding uncharacterized protein Mf isoform X2, whose protein sequence is MFKNHLEMIGRNETASKKAKFWQSFVGSLKGSQDIRATEPIHTRPRGIFRPISDLPELGSGWPFGKSIYDDPSHAAERIHVPGYRYDPLHRDTYGYSPRAIYPHNYGSLDRYRPVFHVTKPRPFDADKAWQDHIDRVRGRDPIQWPSIFHTTYPFSRYPLYLVYSKRPSPAAEKYDPHRAWLDHLDRLAELDKLYPSLWPRWGRSLSPTPVKAGEWGPRPSEVGFNYAGQPIYNRGGLFPTAVY
- the Mf gene encoding uncharacterized protein Mf isoform X1: MFKNHLEMIGRNETASKKAKFWQSFVGSLKGSQDIRATEPIHTRPRGIFRPISDLPELGSGWPFGKSIYDDPSHAAERIHVPGYRYDPLHRDTYGYSPRAIYPHNYGSLDRYRPVFHVTKPRPFDADKAWQDHIDRVRGRDPIQWPSIFHTTYPFSRYPLYLVYSKRPSPAAEKYDPHRAWLDHLDRLAELDKLYPSLWPRWGRSLSPTPVKAGEWGPRPSEVGFNYAGQPIYNRGGLFPSKRLFRDLLNPSPFLPISSIISDPFWWDSPLLRPFSTYNPWGKSPFYLRDSYLSPVKRTYLWDKHPIRPFAAVY